CACACGGGCTAGCTCGCCTACTGTCCTCTCGCCCTCACGCAGCTCATCGATGATGATGAGCCTCTTCGGGTCAGCGAATGTCTTGCACAATTCCGCCTTTAGATTGTAGAGCTCAGGGTTATGTCTCACTAGCAATACACCTTCCTTTGTTGTTAATATAAATATATGTATATTGAAATATTATCATATTATGACTGCATTGTCAAGTCTGGCTTGTTTTCATGTCTTTGCGAGCCTTCTCTCCGGTCCTTTTAACGCACCGAGATCGCCACGTCACGATTGCATCGGGACTCGCGATGACAAGTGGGTAAATGTACGGACTGGGCTTTAGCCCTGTCCGAGACGCCCGTTTATAATTTCACGGACAGACCTGAAGGTCTGTCCCTACATTGTAGCAGCTGCGTATTCGCCCCAAATCCTAAAGGTGGTATAATAAGCGCTCGAGGTGGATAATGGCCAAGTACATAATCGCCCATGATGTGGGCACCAGCGGCAATAAGGCAGTTCTGGTGGATATTGAAGGACATGTCCACGGCAAGTGCTTTGAGCCCTACAAGACCTACTATCCCAAGCCGGGCTGGGCGGAGCAGGAACCTGTAGATTGGTGGAACGCAGTGACTCGGACGACGAGGCTTCTACTGGAACAAACCGGTGTTTCACCCAAGGATGTGTTATGTATTACTTACAGCACGCAGATGCTCGGCATAATCCCCATGGATTCGCGAAAAGGGCCGCTGAGACGTGCCATAATCTGGCTTGACAACAGGGCTGGTGAGCAGGCGGAGCGGCTGATGAGAAAATTCTTGGGCCCCCGTGTTTTTGCCCTAATTGCCGGCGCTACTTTAGGTGGTAAGGATGGTTTACCTAAGCTGCTCTGGCTCAAAGGTGAAGAGCCCGAGATTTATAACATGATGAGCTGTTTTCTCGATGTCGCCGGTTATCTTTTCTATCGCAGCACGGGCAACATGGTCATGGAATGGACCGGCGGCTCTGTCTTTGGAATTGACCTGAAAAAGAAGACATGGCTTAATGGTATTTTTCGCTATGTCGGTCTTGACTCTGAGAAGTTTCCGCCTCTGGTTCGGTCGATAGACAAGGTCGGCGAACTTACGCCAGAGGCAGCCAAGGAATATGGGCTCCTACAGGGTACGCCAGTAATCGCCGGTTCTGGAGATGCTTCGTGTGCCGCGGTAGGCTCTGGTGCCGTCGGTGAAGGCGAAGGACATATCTATCTGGGGACGTCTGGCTGGGTGGGTGTGGTCACAGAACGAACACCGCAGGGCAAATGTGGTGCTGCCACGATTCATTCGGCGGACCCGGGCAAGGCGTTGCTATTTGCTGAATCCGAGACTGCCGGCGCCTGTCTGCAGTGGATTGCCGACGAGTTCTACAAGGCTGAGAAAAAGGACCCGAATATCCCCAGTGTCTATGCCCTTATGGATGATGAGGTTGCCAGAATTCCACCGGGCTCCAATTACCTGCTCTTCACCCCCTGGATTTACGGCGAAAGGGCTCCTATAGATGATTGTTATGTCCGTGCCGCCTTTCTCAATTTGAGCGCTGAACATAGCCGTGAGGACTTGCTGCGGGCTGTCTACGAAGGTGTGGCCTACAACATAAGGTGGATCGTACAAATCGTGGAGAGAGAATTCAAATTTCCATTGCCGCAGCTCAGAGTCATAGGTGGTGGGGCAAAGGGGAAACCGTGGATGCAGATTATGGCTGATGTAACTCAAAGGAAAATTGAAACCGTTTGCGACCCTCAAGAAGCTGGAGCGGTAGGAGCAGCGCTGGTAGCTGCTGTTGGCCTCGGTATATACCCAGATTTTGAGTCTCTGAGAAAGGTGGTCAAGGTAGATAGAGCTTATGAGCCGCAGCCGGAGAATTCGGAGATTTACGACTCGCTGTTTCATTCATATCAAGAAGTGTATGGTAGCCTGCGGAATTTCTATAGAAAGCTGAACAAGGAGAGATTTGATAAAGCAACATTGTAAGGAGGTGCTAATATGGATAGAGAAGAGATTCTAGGTCTTCCCATAGCTCTGCCGGATGGCGTGGATTACGATGAATATGTTATCGGCACGTATTTGGTTTCCTACCCGGCAGCGCTCCCCGTGCCACTGATAGCTCCCATGCTGGCTGTGGAGCAGAGCACAGGCACCTGGGTGCCCGTGCCCGGTGAGACTCCAGAGGTTCGTTGCCAGCATATCGCCAAGGTGATCGGCGTCTACGAGATGCCCGACTACGAATCCACCGTACCTCCCAATCTACAAGACAGGAAGTGGTTTGTGCAGGTGGCTTATCCGGAGGTTAACATCGGCGAGCAGATACCCATGCTGCTGACTACAGTGGTGGGCAACATTTCTATGGGTGGCGACATAAAGTTGGTAGATATTCGTTTCCCTGAGAAATATGTTGCTGGTTTCAAGGGACCGAAGTTCGGCATTGAAGGTGTGAGGAAAGTGTTAGGCGTGGAAAAACGTCCCCTTCTTAACAACATGATAAAGCCGTGCACGGGTTATACATGTGAGGTTGGAGCTGAGTTGTTCCGGAAGGCAGCGGCTGGTGGCTGTGACATTGTTAAGGACGATGAGTTGATAGCCGATGCTTCATTCAATTCAGCGCTTGAGCGTGTTAAGAGCTATATGAAGATTGAGAAGCAGGTCTATGAGGAAACAGGTGAACGCACTCTATATACCGTGAACGTAACGGATGCCATCCCCAAGGTCTTTGAAAATGCCAAGCGCGCTGTGGAATTGGGCTGCAATGCGCTTATGATAAACTACCTCGCCGTCGGCTTTCCGGTTATGCAGGCGCTGGCCGATGATCCGAAAATAAATGTTCCTATCCTTGCCCACATGGATGTTGCCGGCGCCTTCTATATGTCGCCCTGGCATGGCATGAGTTCTCATCTTGTACTGGGCAAGCTGCCTCGGCTGGCCGGTGCTGATGTTGTTGTTATTCCTGCCCCCTACGGGAAAGCGCCGGTGATTGATTATAAGTTCAAAAACGCTGCTAGAAACCTGTCATTCCCGTTGTACAACCTGAAGCCGACGTTACCTATGGCATCTGGCGGAATTACGCCGTCCATGGTGCCACAGGTGATGATGGCTTTGGGCAATGATATCGTCATAGGCTCTGGAGGCGGCATTCATGCGCATCCTCAGGGTCCTATCGCTGGTGGCAAGGCGTTCCGTCAGGCGATCGATGCCACTATGCAGGGCGTTCCACTGGCGGAATATGCCAAGGACCATAAGGAATTGGCGATTTCCCTTAAGGAATGGGTAGACCCGTTCAGCAAAGGCATTAGGATTTGAAAGGAGTAAGCAAATGTCTAAGGTTACAGTTTTAGGTGGCTGTGGGGCGGTCGGCAGCATAGCCAGTGACACGCTGGCTTCAAGCGGCGTGTTCTCCGAAGTAGTTGTCGCTGACATTAATGTTGCGGTAGCAAGAAAGCTAGTCGGAAGGCTCAAAGGATGTAAAGTTTCCGCCGTGGAAGTTGATGCCGAAAATCCCCAGAGCATAAAGAGGGCGATTGGCGGCTCATCGGTTGTCCTGAACTGCGTTGGGCCGTTCTACAAGTACGGCCCCAGCATACTGAAAGCCGTGATAGAAGCCAAAATCAATTATGTCGATGTCTGCGATGATTTTGATGCCACGGAGAAGATTCTGGCCATGGATGATAAGGCGAAGAAAGTTGGTGTTTCAGCACTCATCGGAATGGGGAGTTCGCCCGGCGTGGCCAATGTTCTGGTCAGGTTCTGTGCTGATTCTCTGCTCGACCAAGTTGAGGCGGTGGACATATATCATGCCCATGGCGGCGAGAAGATTGAAGGTCCGGCGGTGGTGAAGCACAGGATTCACTCCATGAAGATAGATATACCAATGTTCCTTGGTGGCAAGTTTACCACGGTGAATCTCTTTGAGGACAGCGGAAAGGCCTTGGAGGAGGAGACTGAATTTCAAGATGTCGGTAAATACAGCGTCTATAGCTATCCGCATCCTGAGACTATAACTCTGCCGAAGTATTTAAAGGGTGTAAAGAGGGTGACAAATCTAGGGCTGGTACTGCCGCCGGCTTATGCCGAGCTGATAAAGGGGATGGTAAGGCTGGGTATCACGGATGAGAAACCCATTGAGGTACAGGGTCACAATGTTATTCCTCTGGAGTTTGCTGTAAGCTATATACTTTCCCAGCGGCAGAGGCTGC
This is a stretch of genomic DNA from Chloroflexota bacterium. It encodes these proteins:
- a CDS encoding ribulose 1,5-bisphosphate carboxylase; amino-acid sequence: MDREEILGLPIALPDGVDYDEYVIGTYLVSYPAALPVPLIAPMLAVEQSTGTWVPVPGETPEVRCQHIAKVIGVYEMPDYESTVPPNLQDRKWFVQVAYPEVNIGEQIPMLLTTVVGNISMGGDIKLVDIRFPEKYVAGFKGPKFGIEGVRKVLGVEKRPLLNNMIKPCTGYTCEVGAELFRKAAAGGCDIVKDDELIADASFNSALERVKSYMKIEKQVYEETGERTLYTVNVTDAIPKVFENAKRAVELGCNALMINYLAVGFPVMQALADDPKINVPILAHMDVAGAFYMSPWHGMSSHLVLGKLPRLAGADVVVIPAPYGKAPVIDYKFKNAARNLSFPLYNLKPTLPMASGGITPSMVPQVMMALGNDIVIGSGGGIHAHPQGPIAGGKAFRQAIDATMQGVPLAEYAKDHKELAISLKEWVDPFSKGIRI
- a CDS encoding saccharopine dehydrogenase, which gives rise to MSKVTVLGGCGAVGSIASDTLASSGVFSEVVVADINVAVARKLVGRLKGCKVSAVEVDAENPQSIKRAIGGSSVVLNCVGPFYKYGPSILKAVIEAKINYVDVCDDFDATEKILAMDDKAKKVGVSALIGMGSSPGVANVLVRFCADSLLDQVEAVDIYHAHGGEKIEGPAVVKHRIHSMKIDIPMFLGGKFTTVNLFEDSGKALEEETEFQDVGKYSVYSYPHPETITLPKYLKGVKRVTNLGLVLPPAYAELIKGMVRLGITDEKPIEVQGHNVIPLEFAVSYILSQRQRLLKEAKINQPMGCLKIVVKGYKDGGKNTYIFSMSSRGQGMGEGTGIPAAIGAILMATGKIKEKGVLPPEACVNPMDLLELAKTKVKAAAGRGFPISIEHIDKNGKSQKVNLLS